The following are encoded in a window of Longimicrobiales bacterium genomic DNA:
- a CDS encoding RagB/SusD family nutrient uptake outer membrane protein produces MMRNRYLWPIAAVALLATACDSPLDTNPTDAIDSDEALNTPRGIELALNGAYRGLQNGDLYGNVHMVYPDLYADNLEFTGTFQTDREVALRNITTSNVQIRDTWFALYDGINRTNNLLDAIPGVSGLSAEEAEQATAESLFLRSLYYSILVSYHGGVPIITEPSRGVDESSQVPRDPADAVWDRVIADLETASGSLAYEFNPSRATGGAADALLARVYLETGDYAQARDKATAVIESGVYELNDDYASNWTQKFSEEAIFELPYSINTTNSLAFWYFPDALGGRRGFAPTQAFYDAYEAGDERRDFAIGIEGGELYGKKYFRIANSDDNVVVLRLAEMYLIRAEANARLGADAATVRADIDIVRNRAGLPDLPATVDTQQELLDAILQERRFEFAMEGHRFFDLRRFGVATDLLGISAERLLFPIPQAEIDVNDALEQNPGY; encoded by the coding sequence ATGATGAGAAATAGATACCTGTGGCCCATCGCCGCCGTCGCGCTCCTCGCGACGGCGTGCGACTCGCCACTCGATACGAACCCGACCGATGCCATCGATTCCGATGAGGCGCTGAACACACCGCGCGGGATCGAGCTGGCGCTGAATGGCGCCTACCGCGGTCTCCAGAACGGCGACCTGTACGGCAACGTGCACATGGTCTACCCGGACCTGTACGCGGACAACCTCGAGTTCACGGGGACGTTCCAGACGGACCGCGAGGTTGCCCTGCGCAACATCACCACGAGCAACGTGCAGATCCGCGATACGTGGTTCGCGCTGTACGACGGCATCAACCGCACGAACAACCTGCTGGACGCGATTCCGGGGGTGAGCGGGCTGTCGGCCGAGGAGGCGGAGCAGGCGACCGCCGAGTCGCTGTTCCTGCGCTCGCTGTACTACTCCATCCTCGTCTCGTACCACGGTGGGGTGCCGATCATCACCGAGCCGTCGCGCGGTGTCGATGAGAGCTCCCAGGTTCCGCGTGACCCGGCCGACGCCGTGTGGGACCGCGTCATCGCGGATCTCGAGACGGCGTCCGGCTCGCTCGCGTACGAGTTCAACCCGAGCCGCGCGACGGGTGGCGCTGCCGACGCGCTGCTCGCACGCGTGTACCTCGAGACGGGCGATTACGCACAGGCCCGCGACAAGGCCACGGCCGTGATCGAGTCCGGGGTGTACGAGCTGAACGACGACTACGCGTCGAACTGGACGCAGAAGTTCAGCGAGGAGGCGATCTTCGAGCTGCCGTACAGCATCAACACCACGAACAGCCTGGCGTTCTGGTACTTCCCGGACGCACTCGGCGGCCGGCGCGGCTTTGCGCCGACGCAGGCGTTCTACGACGCGTACGAGGCCGGCGACGAGCGCCGTGACTTCGCGATCGGGATCGAGGGCGGCGAGCTGTACGGCAAGAAGTATTTCCGCATCGCCAACAGCGACGACAATGTCGTCGTGCTCCGGCTGGCCGAGATGTACCTGATCCGGGCGGAGGCGAACGCGCGCCTCGGTGCGGATGCGGCCACGGTTCGCGCCGACATCGACATCGTACGCAACCGCGCGGGGCTGCCTGACCTGCCCGCTACCGTCGACACGCAGCAGGAGCTGCTGGATGCGATCCTCCAGGAGCGTCGCTTCGAGTTCGCGATGGAGGGACACCGGTTCTTCGACCTGCGCCGCTTCGGTGTCGCAACCGACCTGCTGGGCATCTCGGCGGAGCGCCTGCTCTTCCCGATCCCGCAGGCCGAGATCGACGTGAACGACGCCCTGGAGCAGAACCCGGGGTACTGA
- a CDS encoding TonB-dependent receptor, with the protein MSRFRWLGVMLFTLLALPGLAAAQERGSVTGQVVAGDTQQPLQGVDVSIPDLGIGTTTDERGRFLLNNVPFGEHEVQFSYIGYSQAVQTVTVGAQMAPLTVTLQVDALRLDELVVIGYGQERRRNVAGATASIEQTQVDELPITSVNQALQGRLTGVQVVQNSGTPGAAMTVRVRGASSISGGNEPLYVIDGVPMNQGDFSGLTTSFGGQGIDAVSDLNPAEIERIDILKDASAAAIYGSRASNGVVLITTKRGITDRSEITFGGYYGWQSPWRMVDFLNTEQYMDVYNEGLTNRFGPASDYGLDEWYGFEGDGVFDIEVPRGVDTDWLDEVTRTAPMSNMEASVRGGTEAVRYFVSGSLLRQDGIVEPMGYERLNGRLNLDYNPFDRLLLGTNISLARSVTDRARSDNNIYSPWANAIANGPIYPVFNEDGTYFTGTTYLNPVGMAREAEAEERGTRIIGNAFAQYQILDWLSVRGSLGVDNLSMRSRGYDSPAFGPWAANGGQAQAGHTYANKVTYEGTLSFDRGFGDAHDVSGVVGSSYEDNSEEWSWVQGTQFPTEYFKYITSAATIADGSSTRDDNALLSFFGRLSYTYADKITTSFNIRHDGSSRFGSENRFGTFPSASVVYRIGEEDFMLDQDVISDLALRASYGVTGNQQQLGNFAARGLFGGGVNYNDLPGISPEQLANPELKWEKTSQLNLGTDFSLLNRRLGITFDYYQKKTDDLLIARPVPLTTGFEDIWSNVGSMENEGVELAANLLLVQASDPQGFNWSTTLNLSHNRNEVTALYNDQPINSGFASRVEVGKPLGFFYGHKMAGLFQSEAEICRTLAGESIEARNARCAAAGLAYQTSGTAPGDIRFEDVNGDGVINDDDRTDIGSPWPDIEGGITNNISFLGFDVSAFVQFSLGNEVYNAMRIYTDQYGSFEDNHTTRALDRWTPENTDTNEPRAVWGDPNNNTRDSDRFVEDGSYVRLKNLVVGYTLPTSLAGRLGARTARIYFQGQNLLTGTDYSGFDPEVNYAGQTSITRGTDFYTLPQTRTVTIGFNLGF; encoded by the coding sequence ATGAGCAGGTTCAGATGGTTGGGGGTGATGCTGTTCACCCTCCTTGCGCTACCTGGTCTCGCCGCGGCGCAGGAGCGCGGCAGCGTGACGGGCCAGGTCGTGGCCGGTGACACGCAGCAGCCGCTGCAGGGTGTCGATGTTTCGATTCCGGATCTGGGTATCGGCACGACCACGGACGAGCGTGGTCGCTTCCTGCTGAACAACGTGCCGTTCGGCGAGCACGAGGTTCAGTTCAGCTACATCGGCTACAGCCAGGCAGTCCAGACGGTCACGGTCGGTGCGCAGATGGCGCCGCTGACGGTGACGCTGCAGGTGGACGCGCTGCGCCTGGACGAGCTGGTCGTCATCGGCTACGGCCAGGAGCGTCGTCGCAACGTCGCGGGTGCGACGGCCTCGATCGAGCAGACCCAGGTGGACGAGCTGCCGATCACGTCCGTCAACCAGGCGCTGCAGGGCCGGCTCACCGGTGTGCAGGTCGTGCAGAACTCGGGCACGCCCGGCGCGGCCATGACCGTGCGCGTGCGTGGCGCCTCGTCGATCTCGGGCGGCAATGAGCCGCTCTACGTGATCGACGGCGTGCCGATGAACCAGGGCGACTTCTCCGGCCTCACGACCAGCTTCGGCGGCCAGGGCATCGATGCGGTCTCCGACCTCAACCCCGCGGAGATCGAGCGCATCGACATCCTCAAGGATGCGTCGGCGGCGGCGATCTACGGCTCGCGCGCGTCCAACGGCGTGGTGCTGATCACGACCAAGCGCGGCATCACGGATCGCTCGGAGATCACCTTCGGCGGCTACTACGGCTGGCAGAGCCCGTGGCGGATGGTCGACTTCCTGAACACCGAGCAGTACATGGACGTCTACAACGAGGGGCTGACCAACCGGTTCGGCCCGGCGTCCGACTACGGTCTCGACGAGTGGTACGGCTTCGAGGGCGATGGTGTCTTCGATATCGAGGTCCCGCGCGGTGTCGATACGGACTGGCTCGACGAGGTGACACGCACCGCCCCCATGTCCAACATGGAGGCGTCGGTGCGCGGCGGCACGGAGGCTGTCCGCTACTTCGTCTCGGGCAGCCTGCTGCGGCAGGACGGCATCGTCGAGCCGATGGGCTATGAGCGCCTCAACGGGCGTCTCAACCTCGACTACAACCCGTTCGATCGCCTGCTGCTGGGCACCAACATCTCGCTCGCCCGCAGTGTCACGGATCGCGCGCGCTCGGACAACAACATCTACAGCCCCTGGGCCAACGCGATCGCCAACGGGCCGATCTACCCCGTGTTCAACGAGGACGGCACGTACTTCACCGGGACGACGTACCTGAACCCGGTCGGGATGGCGCGCGAGGCCGAGGCCGAGGAGCGCGGCACGCGCATCATCGGAAACGCCTTCGCGCAGTATCAGATCCTGGACTGGCTGAGCGTGCGCGGCAGCCTGGGCGTGGACAACCTGAGCATGCGCTCGCGCGGCTACGACTCGCCCGCGTTCGGGCCCTGGGCCGCGAACGGCGGCCAGGCGCAGGCGGGCCACACGTATGCCAACAAGGTCACCTACGAGGGCACGCTCAGCTTCGACCGGGGCTTCGGTGATGCGCACGACGTCTCGGGCGTGGTCGGCTCCAGCTACGAGGACAACTCCGAGGAGTGGAGCTGGGTGCAGGGCACGCAGTTCCCGACCGAGTACTTCAAGTACATCACCTCGGCGGCCACGATCGCGGACGGCTCGTCCACGCGTGACGACAACGCGCTGCTGTCGTTCTTCGGCCGGCTGTCGTACACGTACGCCGACAAGATCACGACGTCCTTCAACATCCGCCACGACGGCTCTTCGCGCTTCGGCTCGGAGAACCGCTTCGGCACGTTCCCCTCGGCGTCGGTCGTGTACCGCATCGGCGAGGAGGACTTCATGCTGGACCAGGACGTGATCAGTGATCTCGCGCTGCGCGCGAGCTACGGCGTCACGGGCAACCAGCAGCAGCTCGGCAACTTCGCCGCGCGCGGCCTGTTCGGCGGCGGCGTCAACTACAACGACCTGCCCGGCATCTCGCCCGAGCAGCTCGCGAACCCCGAGCTGAAGTGGGAGAAGACGTCGCAGCTCAACCTGGGCACGGACTTCTCCCTGCTGAACCGCCGGCTCGGAATCACGTTCGACTACTACCAGAAGAAGACCGACGACCTGCTGATCGCGCGGCCGGTGCCGCTCACGACCGGCTTCGAGGACATCTGGTCCAACGTCGGCAGCATGGAGAACGAGGGCGTCGAGCTCGCCGCGAACCTGCTGCTGGTGCAGGCGAGCGATCCGCAGGGCTTCAACTGGTCGACGACGCTCAACCTGTCGCACAACCGGAACGAGGTCACGGCGCTGTACAACGATCAGCCGATCAACAGCGGCTTCGCGAGCCGGGTCGAGGTCGGCAAGCCGCTCGGCTTCTTCTATGGCCACAAGATGGCGGGCCTCTTCCAGTCGGAGGCCGAGATCTGCCGCACGCTGGCCGGCGAGTCGATTGAAGCCCGCAATGCACGCTGTGCCGCGGCAGGCCTGGCCTACCAGACCTCCGGTACGGCGCCGGGTGACATTCGCTTCGAGGACGTGAATGGTGACGGCGTCATCAACGACGACGACCGCACCGACATCGGCAGCCCGTGGCCGGACATCGAGGGCGGCATCACGAACAACATCTCGTTCCTGGGCTTCGACGTGAGCGCGTTCGTCCAGTTCTCGCTCGGCAACGAGGTCTACAACGCGATGCGCATCTACACGGACCAGTACGGCAGCTTCGAGGACAACCACACGACGCGCGCACTGGACCGCTGGACGCCCGAGAACACGGACACCAACGAGCCGCGCGCGGTGTGGGGCGACCCGAACAACAACACGCGTGACTCCGACCGGTTCGTCGAGGACGGCTCGTACGTCCGTCTGAAGAACCTGGTCGTCGGCTACACGCTGCCGACCTCGCTCGCGGGCCGGCTGGGTGCGCGGACGGCACGCATCTACTTCCAGGGACAGAACCTGCTGACGGGCACCGACTACAGCGGCTTCGACCCCGAGGTGAACTACGCCGGACAGACGTCGATCACGCGCGGCACGGACTTCTACACGCTGCCCCAGACGCGCACGGTCACGATTGGCTTCAACCTCGGCTTCTGA